The proteins below are encoded in one region of Coffea arabica cultivar ET-39 chromosome 4c, Coffea Arabica ET-39 HiFi, whole genome shotgun sequence:
- the LOC113739688 gene encoding auxin response factor 2A — translation MAASEVSIKGYTEPSDGPRGLPEVAKSVSGAGKVDAETALYTELWRACAGPLVTVPREKELVYYFPQGHIEQVEASTNQVADQAMPVYNLPWKILCRVINVQLKAEPDTDEVFAQVTLMPEPDQDENAVKKEPVPPPSPRFHVHSFCKTLTASDTSTHGGFSVLRRHADECLPQLDMSRQPPTQELVAKDLHGNEWRFRHIFRGQPRRHLLQSGWSVFVSSKRLVAGDAFIFLRGENGELRVGVRRAMRQQGNAPSSVISSHSMHLGVLATAWHAIQTNTFFTVYYKPRTSPSEFIVPFDQYMESVKNSYSIGMRFKMRFEGEEAPEQRFTGTIVGTEEADPKRWPESKWRCLKVRWDETSTIPRPDRVSPWKIEPALTPPALNPLPVPRPKRPRPNILPSSPDSSVLTREGSSKITIDPSPASGLSRVLQGQEPSTLRGTLGESNESDSLEKPVIWPPSLDDDKLDVCASSRRYASDKWLPLGRPESSFTDLLAGFGSQINSPNEFSTTSADQSVVSANSKKRQLQEHEGKFNYLGSPWSLMSSGLSLHLMEPSVKTRGQGTDISYQTRGDARYGSFNEYPLLPSNRLDNQQANWLMPPPMTSYIQMPPNSREMVHKPVLVPPHEVVKPKEGNCKLFGIPLISNSMPLEPASSHKNRTIESVGQLLPGMHTHRSSLSESDQRSEQPKGAKVADNVVASNEQDKQCQTFNQVTRDREGKVSGGSTRSCTKVHKQGIALGRSVDLTKFNNYDELIAELDRLFEFNGELKYRTKHWLVVYTDDEGDMMLVGDDPWQEFCGMVRKIFIYTREEVQRMNPGTLNSRGEEQSSVAEGLDAKEVKNLLHPSASSPDDC, via the exons ATGGCTGCTTCAGAGGTGTCGATCAAGGGATATACTGAGCCAAGTGATGGCCCAAGAGGGCTACCGGAAGTGGCTAAAAGTGTTTCCGGTGCCGGAAAAG TTGATGCTGAGACGGCTCTGTATACGGAGCTTTGGCGGGCATGTGCTGGGCCGTTGGTGACAGTGCCTCGTGAGAAAGAGCTTGTGTATTATTTTCCTCAAGGCCACATAGAACAG GTTGAAGCGTCAACTAATCAGGTTGCAGACCAGGCGATGCCTGTTTATAATCTGCCTTGGAAGATCCTTTGTCGTGTGATTAATGTTCAATTAAAG GCTGAACCTGACACCGATGAGGTGTTTGCGCAAGTTACTTTGATGCCTGAGCCAGAT CAAGATGAGAATGCTGTGAAGAAAGAGCCAGTGCCACCCCCTTCACCGAGGTTCCATGTGCATTCTTTTTGCAAGACTCTCACTGCATCTGATACAAGCACTCATGGTGGATTTTCAGTGCTGAGACGACATGCTGATGAATGTCTCCCACAACTG GACATGTCTCGACAGCCTCCAACGCAAGAACTGGTAGCCAAAGATTTGCATGGAAATGAGTGGCGGTTTAGACATATCTTTCGTG GTCAACCACGGAGACACCTCCTTCAGAGTGGTTGGAGCGTTTTTGTTAGTTCAAAAAGGCTTGTTGCAGGGGATGCCTTCATATTTCTCAG AGGTGAAAATGGGGAGCTTCGTGTTGGGGTGAGACGAGCCATGAGACAGCAAGGAAATGCTCCATCATCAGTCATATCCAGTCACAGCATGCATCTTGGCGTGCTTGCAACAGCTTGGCATGCCATTCAAACCAATACATTTTTCACAGTTTATTATAAACCTAG GACAAGCCCCTCTGAGTTTATTGTTCCTTTTGACCAGTATATGGAGTCTGTGAAAAACAGCTACTCCATTGGAATGAGGTTTAAAATGCGATTTGAAGGTGAAGAGGCTCCAGAGCAGAGATTTACTGGAACTATCGTTGGTACTGAAGAAGCTGATCCAAAAAGGTGGCCAGAATCAAAGTGGAGGTGCCTGAAG GTGAGATGGGATGAAACTTCAACTATTCCTCGGCCTGATAGGGTTTCACCCTGGAAAATTGAACCTGCGCTTACTCCTCCTGCACTTAATCCTCTTCCGGTGCCTAGGCCAAAAAGGCCTCGGCCAAACATTTTGCCATCATCTCCTGATTCTTCTGTGCTTACCAGGGAAG GTTCGTCTAAGATAACCATAGACCCTTCACCAGCTAGTGGGTTGTCGAGGGTCTTGCAAGGTCAAGAACCATCGACCCTGAGAGGCACTCTTGGAGAAAGTAACGAGTCAGATTCTCTAGAGAAGCCTGTCATATGGCCACCGTCTCTGGATGATGACAAGTTAGATGTTTGTGCTTCTTCACGCAGATATGCTTCAGACAAGTGGTTGCCTTTAGGGAGGCCTGAATCATCATTTACAGATCTCTTAGCAGGTTTTGGGAGTCAAATTAATTCCCCAAATGAGTTCTCCACAACTTCTGCTGATCAATCTGTTGTTTCTGCTAACTCAAAGAAACGGCAATTGCAAGAACATGAAGGAAAATTTAATTACCTTGGAAGCCCTTGGTCGTTAATGTCCTCTGGTCTGTCACTTCATTTGATGGAGCCTAGTGTAAAAACTCGTGGGCAAGGCACTGACATTTCATATCAGACTCGAGGGGATGCCAGATATGGTAGTTTTAACGAGTATCCCCTGCTTCCCAGTAATAGACTTGACAATCAACAAGCTAATTGGTTAATGCCTCCGCCAATGACCTCTTATATTCAGATGCCTCCCAACTCCAGGGAGATGGTTCATAAACCTGTGTTGGTACCGCCACATGAGGTCGTCAAACCTAAAGAGGGGAACTGTAAGCTTTTTGGTATCCCCCTTATAAGCAACTCTATGCCATTAGAGCCGGCATCATCTCACAAAAATAGAACAATCGAGTCAGTAGGCCAACTACTTCCTGGAATGCATACTCATCGGTCCTCTCTGTCTGAATCTGATCAGAGGTCTGAACAACCAAAGGGCGCAAAGGTGGCTGATAATGTGGTTGCTAGTAATGAGCAGGATAAGCAATGCCAAACATTTAATCAAGTTACAAGAGATAGGGAAGGAAAAGTCTCTGGAGGTTCAACAAGGAGCTGCACTAAG GTCCATAAACAGGGGATTGCCCTTGGTAGGTCTGTGGATCTAACAAAGTTTAACAACTATGATGAATTGATCGCTGAACTGGATCGGTTGTTTGAATTCAATGGTGAATTGAAGTATCGGACTAAGCATTGGTTGGTTGTATATACTGATGATGAGGGTGACATGATGCTCGTTGGAGATGATCCATGGCA AGAATTCTGTGGCATGGTTCGTAAGATCTTTATTTATACTAGAGAAGAGGTGCAACGGATGAATCCAGGGACACTCAATTCCAGAGGCGAGGAGCAATCATCAGTTGCAGAAGGCTTGGATGCCAAAGAAGTGAAGAATCTGCTACACCCTTCAGCATCAAGCCCTGATGACTGCTAG